A part of Streptomyces sp. NBC_00557 genomic DNA contains:
- a CDS encoding uroporphyrinogen-III synthase: MYDEEQQPGAEHGPLAGFTVGVTAARRADELGALLQRRGAAVLHAPALRIVPLADDGELLAATKEIIDQAPDVVVATTAIGFRGWVEAAEGWGLGEPLLGRLRGVELLARGPKVKGAIRAAGLTEEWSPSSESLAEVLDHLLAQGVDGRRIAVQLHGEPLPGFVESLRAGGAEVVPVPVYRWMPPEDITPLDRLLDATVSRSLDALTFTSAPAAASLLSRAGTRGLLPELLSALSHDVLPACVGPVTAVPLQAHGVDTVQPERFRLGPLVQLLCQELPSRARPLPVAGHRVEIRGHAVLIDGALKPVPPAGMSLLRALSRRPGWVVPRADLLRALPGAGRDEHAVETAMARLRTALGAPKLIQTVVKRGYRLALDPATDAKYADA, encoded by the coding sequence ATGTACGACGAAGAGCAGCAACCCGGAGCCGAGCACGGTCCGCTCGCGGGGTTCACGGTGGGCGTCACCGCCGCCCGCCGTGCCGACGAGCTGGGCGCCCTGCTCCAGCGGCGCGGTGCCGCCGTCCTGCACGCACCCGCTCTGCGCATCGTGCCGCTCGCCGACGACGGCGAACTCCTCGCCGCCACCAAGGAGATCATCGACCAGGCGCCGGACGTGGTGGTGGCCACCACGGCGATCGGCTTCCGGGGCTGGGTCGAGGCCGCCGAGGGCTGGGGCCTGGGCGAGCCGCTGCTCGGCCGGCTGCGCGGGGTCGAGCTGCTGGCCCGGGGCCCGAAGGTGAAGGGCGCGATCCGCGCGGCCGGCCTGACGGAGGAGTGGTCGCCGTCGTCGGAGTCCCTGGCGGAGGTGCTGGACCACCTGCTGGCGCAGGGCGTGGACGGCCGCCGTATCGCCGTACAGCTGCACGGCGAGCCGCTGCCGGGCTTCGTCGAATCGCTCCGGGCCGGGGGAGCGGAAGTGGTCCCCGTCCCGGTGTACCGCTGGATGCCCCCCGAGGACATCACCCCCCTGGACCGCCTGCTGGACGCGACGGTCTCCCGCTCCCTGGATGCCCTCACCTTCACCAGCGCCCCGGCCGCGGCATCCCTCCTCTCCCGGGCCGGGACCAGGGGCCTGCTCCCGGAACTCCTGTCCGCCCTGTCCCACGACGTCCTCCCGGCCTGCGTCGGCCCGGTCACGGCGGTCCCGCTGCAGGCACACGGCGTGGACACGGTCCAGCCCGAACGCTTCCGCCTGGGCCCCCTGGTCCAGCTCCTCTGCCAGGAACTCCCGTCCCGCGCCCGCCCGTTGCCCGTCGCCGGCCACCGGGTGGAGATCCGGGGCCACGCGGTCCTGATCGACGGCGCCCTCAAGCCGGTCCCCCCGGCGGGCATGTCGCTGCTCCGGGCCCTGTCCCGCCGCCCCGGCTGGGTGGTCCCCCGCGCGGACCTCCTGCGCGCCCTCCCCGGCGCCGGCCGCGACGAACACGCCGTGGAAACGGCGATGGCCCGCCTCCGCACGGCCCTGGGCGCCCCGAAACTGATCCAGACGGTGGTCAAACGCGGCTACCGCCTGGCCCTGGACCCGGCGACGGACGCGAAGTACGCGGACGCGTAG
- a CDS encoding DUF397 domain-containing protein, protein MQTLHWQKSSYSGDSSNCVETATTPTAIHIRDSKTPTAPHLTLAPSTWTDFLAHATEVGGGATESR, encoded by the coding sequence GTGCAGACACTCCACTGGCAGAAATCCAGCTACAGCGGCGACAGTTCGAACTGCGTCGAGACAGCCACCACCCCCACCGCCATCCACATCCGCGACTCCAAGACCCCCACCGCTCCTCATCTCACCCTCGCTCCTTCCACCTGGACGGACTTCCTGGCGCACGCGACCGAGGTCGGGGGCGGCGCAACCGAATCGCGCTGA
- a CDS encoding nuclear transport factor 2 family protein, translated as MTDTPREVFLKLVHGVCEERWADVVDLYAEQTDVSHPFHPLGAPPMRSRDELRAHFGGGSQPYQGPTLRRRPTRINVHETTDPEVVVAEFQYEGVVVETGEPFTIPGIFVLRVRDGKIVESRDYLDHLRSAAARGHLPEVLDAVRDHHAKAPVTAPPAHSGAEPG; from the coding sequence GTGACCGACACTCCTCGCGAAGTCTTCCTGAAACTGGTGCACGGCGTCTGCGAAGAACGCTGGGCGGACGTGGTGGACCTGTACGCCGAGCAGACCGATGTCTCGCACCCCTTCCACCCGCTGGGGGCGCCGCCCATGCGCTCCCGGGACGAGTTGCGGGCGCACTTCGGCGGCGGGTCGCAGCCGTACCAGGGCCCGACCCTGCGACGCCGGCCGACGCGGATCAACGTCCACGAGACCACCGATCCGGAGGTCGTCGTGGCCGAGTTCCAGTACGAGGGCGTGGTGGTGGAGACCGGCGAGCCCTTCACCATCCCGGGGATCTTCGTGCTCCGCGTCAGGGACGGGAAGATCGTCGAGTCCCGCGACTACCTGGACCACCTGCGCTCCGCCGCGGCCCGCGGCCACCTCCCCGAGGTCCTGGACGCCGTCCGCGACCACCACGCCAAGGCCCCCGTCACCGCCCCACCGGCTCACAGCGGCGCCGAGCCGGGCTGA